Sequence from the Qipengyuania pelagi genome:
GACATCGGCATCGCGCAGGAAGATGCTTTCGGTCACCTCGATCTCGAGCCGGCTCGGCGTCAATCCGCTGCGCGAGAGGGCCTGGACGACCGTGGTGGCGAAATCGGGTTCGAGCAATTGCTCGGGCGAGACGTTGACGTTGATCTTGACGTATTCCGGCCAGGTCGCGGCCTCGTTGCAGGCCTCCTGCATGACCCATTGACCGATCGGGACGATCAGCCGCGTATCTTCGGCGAGCGGGATGAACTTTGCAGGGCTGACTATCCCGTGATCGGGATTCTTCCAGCGGACGAGCGCTTCGAAGCTGACCAGATTCTCGCTGCGGGCGTTCACGACAGGCTGGAAATTGAGGAACAATTCGTTGTTCGCCAACGCCGAGCGCAGCGACAATTCCAGCTTGCGACGCTCTTCCGCGGTCGCGTGAAGCGACGGTTCGTATTCGTGGAACTGGCCGCCGCCTTCATCCTTCACCCGATAGAGCGAAAGGTCGGCATTGCGCATCAGCTCTTCCACCGTGCGCCCGTCGCGCGGCCCGAAGGCCGCCCCGATGCTGGCGCCGACATAGAGGACGTGGTGATCGATCTGATACGGTTCGGACAGGTGCTGGATGATCGACTGCGCGACTTTCGTCACATAGCTGCGATCGCCCGCGTCGCGGATCACGACGGCGAATTCGTCACCCCCGAGGCGGCCGCACATCTCGTTCTCGGTCATCAGGGAATTCAGGCGCTTGGCGACTTCGGACAGCATCCGGTCACCGACCAGATGGCCGAGCGAATCGTTGACCGCCTTGAACCGGTCGAGATCGATCATCAGAAAGGCGCAACGGGTACGCCACTTCTCCGCATACCGCAGCGCCGCGCCCAAGGTCTCGGTGAGCATCAGGCGGTTGGGGAGCGAGGTCAGCGTGTCGTAGCGCGCGAGATAGGCGATTTTCGCGGAGGATTCCTGCTGCTCGGTGACATCCGAGCCCACGCCGCGGAAACCTGCATAGCTCCCGTCCGGCGCGGTGATCGCAGTGCCTGACAATTCCCACCAGCGGCGCTTGCCGCCGATCGAGACCTCGACGACGAGGTCGGAGAAGCTTTCGCGGCGCTTGAGCTTGTCGGCGAAGACGTGGAGGCTGGGCGGGAATTTCCCCGTTTCCCAGGCATCGCCGGCGATCAGCTGGATGAAGGAGGCCCCCTCGATCTCGTCGAGTTCGCGCGAGAGGGCGAAGGCGAGGCGCGGAGTCACCGAACGCAGGCGGCGTCCGGTATCGAGTTCGAACAGCCAGTCGGCATCGGTATCCTCGTATTCGCGCAGGAGGAAGGACACGACCTGGCTCTTTTCGTCCATACCGGTCTGGGCGACGCGCGCGGTCATGGATATTCGGGCGGTTTCGACCGCCGCGCCAGCGCCGCACAGCGCGGTTACGAAGGCGAGCGCCGCCGGGACCACGGCACCGGAGATAATAAAGGCGATCGAGGATACGAGACCGATGGCGCCGCAAAAGGCGATCGCACCGAGCGGCGCGCTGAAGCGGCTTGCCGACGATGTCACCACCAGCAGGGCGGTGACGCCCCACACGATCATCGCGCCCGTCAGATTGCCCGTCAGCGCCGCATAGGCGACCAAAGAGCCCCAAACCGCGCCCTTCGCCAGCTGGTTGGCGGCGTGGCCCCAATATTCCCTTCTGGTGAACAGGCGCCTGCTTGCATCGGCCAGCTTGCGGTCGATCACCGCTCCATGCGCGATCGTCGCGATCAGCAGTGCCGTCCATCCCCCCAGGACGGTCCACGAGACACTCGAATGGAGCTGGCTGAAGACGAGCACCAGTCCGAAGACATGAAGCAACACCCGTGCGAACACCCGCTCCGAAAGAAGCGCATATTGCGAGCCCTGCACATTCGACCAGTCACCATCGCCGGGCTGCGAGAGTCCGATCACCGCCGACAGGTTGAGCTTGTCGGGAAGCGTGTCTTGATTGGTCGTATCGCTCACCGGAGCGCTGTAGCCCGCGAAAGGTTATTTCGAGGTAAAGGCTGCGCTTCGCATCCGGGTCCGTAACAGCATGACATCGAACGGCAGAGCACTGGCCACGGCCTATTCGACGGTCACGGATTTCGCCAGATTGCGCGGCTGGTCCACATCGGTCCCTTTGACGCAGGCGACGTGATAGGCGAGCAGCTGGACGGGCACGGCATAGACCAACGGTGCGATGAGCGGGTGGACGCGCGGCATCTCGATCGTCGCCAGACACCCCTCGCCCGCATCCTCCAGCCCCTTTGCGTCCGAGATCAGCACGACCTGACCGCCGCGCGCGCGGACCTCCTCCATATTGGAGATCGTCTTTTCGAACAGCGGGCCGGACGGCGCGATGACAATGACGGGCACCTTTTCGTCGATCAGGGCGATGGGCCCGTGCTTCATCTCGCCCGAGGCATAGCCTTCGGCGTGGATGTAGCTGATTTCCTTCAGTTTCAGCGCCCCTTCGAGCGCGAGCGGATAATCCGGGCCGCGCCCCAGATACAGGACGTCCCGCGCGGGGGCGATAAGATGCGCCATCGCCGCGATATCCTCGTCGTGGTCGAGCGCGGCGTTGAGGCAGGCGGGCGCTTCGAGGAGATGCGCGACCACCTCTTCCTCTTCGGCGCGGTTCATCCGCCCCTTCTTGACTGCCATGTGGGCAGCAAGGGCCGCAAGAACCGCGAGCTGGCAGGTGAAGGCCTTGGTAGAGGCGACGCCGATTTCCGGCCCGGCATGGGTCGGGAGCAGCAGGTCGGCTTCGCGCGCCATCGAACTTGTCGGCACGTTGACGACCACCGCGATGGTCTGCCCGTTCGCCTTGCAGTGCCGCAGGGCCGCCAGCGTATCGGCGGTCTCGCCGCTCTGGCTGATGAACAGGGCCAGCCCGCCCTCTTCCAGCACCGGCTCGCGATAGCGGAATTCGGACGCGACATCGATATCGACCGGAACGCGCGCGAAATGTTCGAACCAGTATTTGGCGACCAGCCCGGCGTAGAACGACGTGCCGCAGGCGACGATCGTCACGCGGCGAATGGTCGACAGGTCGAAATCGAACTGGGGCAGCGCAACCGAATTGTCGGCGCGATGGATGTAGGAGGAGAGCGTCTGCGCCACCACGGTCGGCTGCTCGAAGATCTCCTTCTGCATGAAGTGGCGGTAATTGCCCTTCTCCGTCGCCGCTGCGGATGCGCCGGAAGTGGTTATTGCGCGCTCGACCGGATTGTTCTCGTGATCGTAGACCTGCGCGCCTTCGCGGCGGATCACGACCCAGTCGCCTTCCTCGAGATAGGAAATCTGCTGCGTCAGCGGGGCCAGCGCCAGCGCATCGGAGCCGAGAAAGGTCTCGTCCTCGCCATAGCCGACCACCAGAGGCGAGCCGAGACGCGCGCCGATCAGCATGTCGGGATGGGCGCGAAAGGCGATCGCCAGCGCGAAGGCACCGCGCAGGCGCGGAAGGACGGTCTTGACCGCATCCTGCGGGCTCGCCCCGTTCTCGACCTCGCGCGAGAGAAGATGGGCGACCACTTCGGTGTCGGTGTCGCTCTCCAGCGTGCGGCCCTCGCCGCGCAATTCGGCGCGCAATTCCTTGTAGTTCTCGATGATGCCGTTGTGCACTACCGCGAGGTGCTCGGTCGCGTGCGGGTGGGCATTCTTCTCGTTCGGGGCGCCGTGAGTCGCCCAGCGGGTATGCGCGATCCCGATTGCGCCCGGCGCGGGGCGGCGGTTCAGCTCCTCGACCAGATTGGCGAGCTTGCCCTCCGCACGGCGGCGTACCAGATCGCCGTCATGGATGGTGCACACGCCCGCGCTGTCATAGCCGCGATATTCCATCCGCCTGAGGCCGTCGACGAGCCGATCGGCGACCGGGCTGCCGCTGACGATACCGATGATTCCGCACATGGTAGAAAAGGTCCTGGATTCACACTGTTCGAGATATCCGCCGCTCTAGCGCGAAATCCCGAACTATCAACGTTACGGATCGCTCAACTCGGTCCGGTAGGGCCGGACGGCTGCTTGGCAGGCGAACGTGCAGGCGTGCGCGACCATAGCAGCAGACCCGCTCCGATGATGATCCCGGCGCCCGCGAAAGTCGCCAGATCGGGCACGTCACCGAACAGGAGATAGCCGAGCGTCGTCGCCACCAGCATCTGGACGTAGGTGACGGGCGCGATCGTGGCAGCGCCTGCGCGCATCGTGCCGAGATAGGCGAGCCAGTGCGCGGTGCTGGCGGTCAGCGCCACAAGCGCGCAGCGCGCGACGACGCTCCAGTCCGGCACCCCGACAGCGAGGCTCGGCTCGCCGCTGAGATGTCCCAACGTCGCGGCGAGGATCAGGAACGGCGTCGCCCACATGGCGATGAAGGCCTGCATCGAAAGCGAGCTTCCCTGCCCCGCGCTCGCCCGGTTCATGATGACCATCAGCGCGAAGAACAGGGCTGAGGCGAGCGGGAGCAGCGCGACAAGACCCAGAGCAGCGAGATTGGGGCGCAGGATCAGCGCCACCCCGCATAGCGCGATCGCGGAGACCAGCCAGACCAGCGGCCGCACCTTCTCGCCCAGAAGCGGCCCACTCAAGATCGCGACGAAGACGGGCGAGACGAAAGCCAGCGCCATCGCGGTCGCCAGCGGCATGGCGAAGATCGCCGAAAAGAAGCACAGGGTGGCCCCTGCAAGGCACGCCCCGCGCCCGACCTGGAGCCAGTGATTGCGCGGGCGAAACCCGCCACGCCCTTCCTTGAGGTAAAGCAGCGTCGCCAGGCCCAGCGCCCCGATGGTGAAGCGCAGGGCCGCCACGGCGAGGGGCGACCATTCGCCCGCCATCGTCTTGACGATCGCATCGCCGACCGAGAGCGAGGCGAACCCCGACGCGGCGAGCAGCAATCCGCTCCTGTCGTCCTGCTGCATGGCGCTCGCGCTGTCCCTTAGGAATCCGAAAGCCCGCCCCTTAACGGGCGCGCCGCGCTTTGGCGACAGGGCGCCTTAGGGAAAAAATAAGCTTTCCAACCTATTCACCATTCTTCGGAAGAGACTGTCGGGCCTCGCGCCCTACTTTTACCAAGCGAAACAATCGCGCCTGGGGGTTATCGGGAATGAGTGCATTCGGACGAAAGAATGGACCGGGCGGCATGTCCTCCGGCGCGCGTCCGCAATTCGGAGTCGCCAAGCCGATGCGCGGCGGCGGCCCGCCGTCTCCCACCCGGCCTGAACCCGTAACCGATGGCGGGGACCAGTTCCCACCGATCCCCCACGATGCGCTCGACCCGCAGATGGGGAGCGGCCCGCCGCAGAAATCCGAAGCGATGGCCCGCCTCGAGGATCGCATGAACGCGGTCCACGACACCAATTCACAGATCGGCGGCTTCGAGGCGAGCGTCCACAAGATCAAGGAACAGGTGCTCCCCCGCCTGCTCGAACGCGTCGACCCGGAAGCCGCGGCCACGCTCACCAAGGATGAATTGTCGGAAGAATTCCGACCGATCATCCTCGAAGTGCTCGCCGAGTTGAAGGTCACCCTCAACCGGCGCGAGCAGTTCGCGCTCGAAAAGGTGCTGGTCGACGAATTGCTGGGCTTCGGCCCGCTGGAGGAATTGCTGGCCGACCCGGACGTGTCCGACATCATGGTCAACGGGCCGCAGCAGACCTATATCGAAAAGAAGGGCAAGCTCGTGCTCGCCCCGATCCAGTTCCGCGACGAGCAGCATCTGTTTCAGATCGCGCAGCGGATCGTGAACCAGGTCGGTCGCCGCGTCGACCAGACCACCCCGCTCGCCGACGCCCGCCTCAAGGATGGGTCCCGCGTCAACGTGATCGTCCCGCCGCTCTCGCTGCGCGGCACCGCGATCTCGATCCGTAAATTCTCCGAAAAGCCGATCACCATCGACATGCTCCAGGGCTTCGGCTCGATGAGCGAGAAGATGGCCACCGCACTCAAGATCGCGGGCGCGTGCCGGATGAACGTCGTCATTTCGGGTGGTACGGGTTCGGGCAAGACGACCATGCTCAACGCCCTGTCGAAGATGATCGATCCGGGCGAGCGCGTGCTGACGATCGAAGACGCGGCGGAACTTCGCTTGCAGCAGCCGCACTGGCTGCCGCTCGAAACCCGCCCGCCCAACCTCGAAGGTCAGGGCGCGATCACCATCGGCGACCTCGTCAAGAACGCCCTGCGTATGCGCCCCGACCGCATCATCCTCGGCGAAATTCGCGGCGCGGAGTGTTTCGACCTCCTCGCCGCGATGAACACCGGCCATGACGGCTCGATGTGTACGCTCCACGCCAACAGCCCACGCGAATGCCTTGGCCGTATGGAGAACATGATCCTGATGGGCGACATCAAGATCCCAAAGGAAGCCATCAGCCGCCAGATCGCGGAAAGCGTCGACCTGATCGTTCAGGTCAAGCGCCTGCGCGACGGTTCCCGGCGGACGACCAACATCACCGAGGTGATCGGGATGGAAGGCGACGTCATCGTCACCCAGGAATTGTTCAAGTTCGAATATCTCGACGAAGGCGATGACGGCAAGATCATGGGCGAATACCGCTCCAGCGGTTTGAGGCCCTATACGCTGGAAAAGGCGCGCCAGTTCGGGTTCGACCAGGCCTATCTCGAAGCCTGCCTGTAAATGCACCCTATCCGGCGATAACCACCGGCAGTGCCAGCGCCAGCATCCCGCCGCCGAGCACGGCCAGCGTCACGAACAGCCCGGTCCACGGCACCCAGCCGACCCGGTCGATATCCCGGCGCCGCGACCGGCGGCGATCCATCCGCATCGCGGCCATCGCCAGCAGGATCAGCGCCCCGCCGCTCAGGGCCAGCAATTCCGCGTCATTGGCGAAAAGCAGGAAATCGGGTTCGCTCATCACGCGGCCATATGGTTCAGCCACCCGAAACGGCAAGGCCGCTATCGGCGGCAAAAGGCGGGCATGGCCTCGCCGGTAAGCGAATCCACGAACCGCACGGTTCGGAACCCGAAACACCGAAGGTGAGTTATCTCGAAATGCGCAAGATCATTATCGCCGTCGGCCTCGCGGCCATGACTCTCTCGACCGCAGCCTGCAATACGGTACGCGGCATCGGTCAGGACCTTGAATCGGTCGCCAACGACGTCGACGACGCGACCTGACACGGCACGCAGCGCGGTCGCTTGGCGCTTTACTGCCAGCGCCCGGCCTGACGCGCGCGCCGCTCCCTGATCGCAAGCCATAGGAGCAGGCCCACGGGCCCCGCCATGAAAGTCGCGAGCAGGATCGGGGCCTGCAACAGGCGCGAAAAGCCCTTCGCATCGGCGTCGCGCGCGATCCACAGCCCCACGAAGAGATCGAAGGCAAGGTAATGGACCCAGCCCACCACGGCACCGCCCTGGCTGGCGAAGATCGCCTGCACGCCGGAGATCGTGGTGAAGTTCGCGCCGCCGCCGCCCCCCACCGGATCGACCGAACCGCTCAGGATCAAGCCAAAAAGCACCGCATAGGCGAGGCATAGCAGCCCGATTCCGGCGAACAGCACGCCCGACAGCAGAGCGGGCCAGCGCGGTGCGAGGATCAGACCCGCCCACCAGATCATCGCCCAGACATTCGCGATCCCGAACAGCGTCTCCCAGGCCATCCTCCGCTCCTATTCCGTTTCGGCCACAGGCAGCGGCAGGCTACGCGCAGCGCGTTCGATTCCCGAATTCGAATGGACGAAACGCCCGCGCGCCGGTTTCAGCGCCAGCGACACGCAGGCGCGCGCGACCGTCTCCGCCTCGATAGCGCGGTATTGCGCATATTTGCCGTGCAGCAACAGGTTGAAAAGCGGGCTCGCCGCGATCGCGAGCCGTTCCGCCGTGCGCCGATCGCCACCCCGCTCGCCCCGCAACAGGCCGGGCCGCAGGATGTCGAGGCGGTGGAAGCCAACCCGGCCCAGCTCCTTTTCGACCTCGCCCTTGACCCGCAGATAGAACTGCTTGGCATGAGGATCCGCGCCGACCGAGCTGACAACCACCATCCGCTCGCAGCCATGCTCCTTGGCATTGCGCGCCGTGTCCAGCACCAGATCATAATCGACCGCGCGAAACGCCGCCTCGTCCTCGCCAGCCTGTTTCCAGGTCGTGCCCAGCGCGCAGATCAGGGCGCGCGGGCGCAGCGCTTCGAAAATTTGCGCCCAGTTATCGGGCTCGGCCACGAACATTTCCATGGTCGCACCTTGGGGCAGCGGCATCTCACGCCGCGCGATCGCGGCGAGGCGCAGGTCGCGC
This genomic interval carries:
- a CDS encoding putative bifunctional diguanylate cyclase/phosphodiesterase, with the protein product MSDTTNQDTLPDKLNLSAVIGLSQPGDGDWSNVQGSQYALLSERVFARVLLHVFGLVLVFSQLHSSVSWTVLGGWTALLIATIAHGAVIDRKLADASRRLFTRREYWGHAANQLAKGAVWGSLVAYAALTGNLTGAMIVWGVTALLVVTSSASRFSAPLGAIAFCGAIGLVSSIAFIISGAVVPAALAFVTALCGAGAAVETARISMTARVAQTGMDEKSQVVSFLLREYEDTDADWLFELDTGRRLRSVTPRLAFALSRELDEIEGASFIQLIAGDAWETGKFPPSLHVFADKLKRRESFSDLVVEVSIGGKRRWWELSGTAITAPDGSYAGFRGVGSDVTEQQESSAKIAYLARYDTLTSLPNRLMLTETLGAALRYAEKWRTRCAFLMIDLDRFKAVNDSLGHLVGDRMLSEVAKRLNSLMTENEMCGRLGGDEFAVVIRDAGDRSYVTKVAQSIIQHLSEPYQIDHHVLYVGASIGAAFGPRDGRTVEELMRNADLSLYRVKDEGGGQFHEYEPSLHATAEERRKLELSLRSALANNELFLNFQPVVNARSENLVSFEALVRWKNPDHGIVSPAKFIPLAEDTRLIVPIGQWVMQEACNEAATWPEYVKINVNVSPEQLLEPDFATTVVQALSRSGLTPSRLEIEVTESIFLRDADVARRALEQVMALGCSVALDDFGTGYSSLGYLRKLKFSTIKVDRSFVQGASQNSAESLAIINAVVAMAGSLGMTTTAEGVETAEEAAMIRDMGCDKIQGYHFGRPMPVEEVRAVFKRSETIRTA
- a CDS encoding DMT family transporter; translated protein: MQQDDRSGLLLAASGFASLSVGDAIVKTMAGEWSPLAVAALRFTIGALGLATLLYLKEGRGGFRPRNHWLQVGRGACLAGATLCFFSAIFAMPLATAMALAFVSPVFVAILSGPLLGEKVRPLVWLVSAIALCGVALILRPNLAALGLVALLPLASALFFALMVIMNRASAGQGSSLSMQAFIAMWATPFLILAATLGHLSGEPSLAVGVPDWSVVARCALVALTASTAHWLAYLGTMRAGAATIAPVTYVQMLVATTLGYLLFGDVPDLATFAGAGIIIGAGLLLWSRTPARSPAKQPSGPTGPS
- a CDS encoding CpaF family protein; amino-acid sequence: MSAFGRKNGPGGMSSGARPQFGVAKPMRGGGPPSPTRPEPVTDGGDQFPPIPHDALDPQMGSGPPQKSEAMARLEDRMNAVHDTNSQIGGFEASVHKIKEQVLPRLLERVDPEAAATLTKDELSEEFRPIILEVLAELKVTLNRREQFALEKVLVDELLGFGPLEELLADPDVSDIMVNGPQQTYIEKKGKLVLAPIQFRDEQHLFQIAQRIVNQVGRRVDQTTPLADARLKDGSRVNVIVPPLSLRGTAISIRKFSEKPITIDMLQGFGSMSEKMATALKIAGACRMNVVISGGTGSGKTTMLNALSKMIDPGERVLTIEDAAELRLQQPHWLPLETRPPNLEGQGAITIGDLVKNALRMRPDRIILGEIRGAECFDLLAAMNTGHDGSMCTLHANSPRECLGRMENMILMGDIKIPKEAISRQIAESVDLIVQVKRLRDGSRRTTNITEVIGMEGDVIVTQELFKFEYLDEGDDGKIMGEYRSSGLRPYTLEKARQFGFDQAYLEACL
- a CDS encoding NAD(P)H-binding protein — protein: MSDPMRVTLVGATGLVGRHVIEGCVGRRDLRLAAIARREMPLPQGATMEMFVAEPDNWAQIFEALRPRALICALGTTWKQAGEDEAAFRAVDYDLVLDTARNAKEHGCERMVVVSSVGADPHAKQFYLRVKGEVEKELGRVGFHRLDILRPGLLRGERGGDRRTAERLAIAASPLFNLLLHGKYAQYRAIEAETVARACVSLALKPARGRFVHSNSGIERAARSLPLPVAETE
- a CDS encoding ABA4-like family protein, with amino-acid sequence MAWETLFGIANVWAMIWWAGLILAPRWPALLSGVLFAGIGLLCLAYAVLFGLILSGSVDPVGGGGGANFTTISGVQAIFASQGGAVVGWVHYLAFDLFVGLWIARDADAKGFSRLLQAPILLATFMAGPVGLLLWLAIRERRARQAGRWQ
- the glmS gene encoding glutamine--fructose-6-phosphate transaminase (isomerizing) encodes the protein MCGIIGIVSGSPVADRLVDGLRRMEYRGYDSAGVCTIHDGDLVRRRAEGKLANLVEELNRRPAPGAIGIAHTRWATHGAPNEKNAHPHATEHLAVVHNGIIENYKELRAELRGEGRTLESDTDTEVVAHLLSREVENGASPQDAVKTVLPRLRGAFALAIAFRAHPDMLIGARLGSPLVVGYGEDETFLGSDALALAPLTQQISYLEEGDWVVIRREGAQVYDHENNPVERAITTSGASAAATEKGNYRHFMQKEIFEQPTVVAQTLSSYIHRADNSVALPQFDFDLSTIRRVTIVACGTSFYAGLVAKYWFEHFARVPVDIDVASEFRYREPVLEEGGLALFISQSGETADTLAALRHCKANGQTIAVVVNVPTSSMAREADLLLPTHAGPEIGVASTKAFTCQLAVLAALAAHMAVKKGRMNRAEEEEVVAHLLEAPACLNAALDHDEDIAAMAHLIAPARDVLYLGRGPDYPLALEGALKLKEISYIHAEGYASGEMKHGPIALIDEKVPVIVIAPSGPLFEKTISNMEEVRARGGQVVLISDAKGLEDAGEGCLATIEMPRVHPLIAPLVYAVPVQLLAYHVACVKGTDVDQPRNLAKSVTVE